The Amblyomma americanum isolate KBUSLIRL-KWMA chromosome 2, ASM5285725v1, whole genome shotgun sequence genome contains the following window.
GTTCACATGCGCCACTATCTTTCTCAGGTAAAAAAGAATGTGGGCCACTACATCCGTGGTGACGCGGATAATCacagctgctttctgcagcttgcGCTTTTCGCAACTGTTGCATATGCTTTGAAGGCTGCTTTCAGACTTAGTTTACTGACGATTGTGTTTAGGTTTGTGTTGGTTCTGACAGGGCTTAATTGAACGAGGACATGAAACAGGAACCAGGAACCAGGTTAATAAAATTTTAATCTTGAGTTGGCTTCCGGTGATGGGTTTTGGCTGCGCTGAGGAACAAATGATTTGGGAGATATGATTTGAGGATGCGATGTCTCATAGCGCCATACGACACCTGACAGCCGCGAATTACCGGTCTAGCGACATCGTACGGGGCGATCATGCGAGTCCCTCTACACAATACTAAAGACTGAAGTCGCCATCGATCGGCGTAGGCTACACACAAGCAGCTTCGTAAACTTACATcaactacacaagacacactaaaCAGCTTTTAGTAACATAAGCCCATGGTGGCGGGTCAACACCAACCCTGTACCACATAGCATGGGAGTGCACATCACACAACATAGAACCTCACATCATTGATACAAATAGGATCTCTGGGAGGTactgctggccagctcagacctaGAGGAGCAGATCCAAAGACCAGGAGAATCTCCACAGTCGTGGCCTAGCTGTCAGGGTCAGGGAATctgcctcggctgcgggaggtggttgctTGGAAATccaccgccgggtacccaccggcaaAAATCGGTACAAGCGACCTCCGCCCCGGCGCctggcttcctcaggggtgtgcgCTTGGAgaaggctccgcaaaccccgatGGGCCCTTCGGGGGCAAGCCTAGTATTGAACACTCAGCCAGCTAAGGTGGTTCGTGTATTACTGCGAAGTGGCTCGTACGCTGTAACCAGCGTTTAACTGTGGTCTTGGGCAAGTCAGGTTTTTCCGGCTCTCTGACTGTGGGAGCCATCTGATTTTGAATTAAGCAAGGCAGATGACGAACCCATGCAGCCGAGCAGCAATGGCCACGAGACAACATTCAAAGACGAAGGAAGACCAGGAGCCGAAATCTGGAAAAAAAGTCACACCAGAAATGGACTTGGGGAAGCAAATAATCTCAGCCTTGGTGCACCTGGAGAGACTTTCTTCTGGGCATAAGTTCAACGCAGAACATGACACACTTTATCCACAGTCCTGGGGAAGTTGCAGTTCAATGgaggtggtgaaaaacatttattattatttacgaGAGAGAGTGGGAACTGGCCCTAAAGGACAGCCCCTTACAAATAATAGGAGGCGTCCCCAGTCCGGGACCTTTGTGACTTCCGCGGCACCTCGGGTCCTACGACGAGGGCTCTTTGGATCTATAACGTAGATAGTCGAGCTgggcagcctcccagctctcACTGGTAGGTGAGGGAAAAGGAGGGTAAGCAGGGTAGACGGGAATGCCTACACCATGCAGTACTCGTCCGAGAACGTACACCCACAATGCGGGCACTCTCCGTTAAAAGCTGGATTAAAATATTGCACTGGAGCCAGGCGCAGGCCAGTCCTCTTgaggagaaaatcagcgatgacTTATTATTTGATGAAGTTTGATACTGAAATCAATGATTGCAAAACGCACCATAGTTTTTAGGCGTAGAATGGCACACAAAGAAATTGTGGCAGTCTGATGAACTAAAACTGAACTTAACTATGAACACATTTATAGCCTTGCACGCCTGTGCTCATGCTGCTCATAGATACACAACAGCATACTGCACTGTCTCGCGTAAAACAAACAACAAATATAGCGAGCAATAAAATCATATTAACCGGCCTCGGCACTCCGCGGATCTGCAGTAGCAGTACATAATCCTCTCGGGGACGCTTCCAACGGAGTAGTTATAGTCCCAAGTGAGCTCCTCACCAGCCCTTATGTACCTTGCTGCGAAGAAAGATACCCACGGAAACCTCAAGTCATGGGTGTCCACGAACACATTCTGGACAAACACGTTTGGTGAGCAGCTATGATTTAAAAAGCGACCAATGTTACCGCAGTTCTTGGCGTCCATAATGTAGCAGTACTGCTCGTTGAAAAAGCTGCGCGTGGAAGGTAAGcgtgctggctgctgctcggtgcCCTCAGCGGGGCCAGCGACAGCCCCAACTTTGGCCTTGACAATGTTCTTGCCAGTGGTCTGTTTTTTTGGTTTCTTAGATGTCTTTGAATTTTGAGAGTTTGTGCTAGGCCGGCTGTCTTCCGACTCGTCGTACGCATACTTCTCAGGCAAGCCCTCTTTTGCTTTGCACTTAGAACTGTTATTCGTCCTGCACTTTTTGCTTGGCTTCTGGCTTCTATCATTGCTGCCACTGTCACCACCTTCATAATAATTGGACTTGTTACTGTGAGATGAGTCATTAGCCAGTGATTTTACCATCCGTTTACACATTGTCGAACTTGGCTGCTTAGGAACGTCAGCACAGTCGTAGCCATAATCCGAGTCGGGCACATCTTCACAAATTTCTTCCTCATGCACACTGTCATCGGTGTCGTGTTCGCCTGAAGCTGCGACATCGCTTTCGTAGCCTTCCTTCTGCTTCTCCACCACTTCAATGTGGTCCAGCTCAGCAAGGTATTCATCACCATACTGGTTGCCATCTTCGTTCGCGCCCTGTTCTGTGAGCAACTGACCGGAATAGACACAGATGAAGGTCCCATGGGGCAGGTCGTCGAGGCAGCGGATGCCCCAGCCGCGCTTCTCTGTCTTGAACACCTGCAGGCGGCTGCGCAGGCCATTCTGCACCACCCGATTGAAGCAGCGGCGGGAACAGTGGCACTGGGAGTTGCATTCATACACGCCAGTGATGTGTGGCTCCAACAGTCGCCGGTGGAAGTAGCCTGCATAAGGATTTCGGCCGCTAGCCAGAGCTTCCGTAGCCTCCACAGTCAGCTTCTGGCAGCTGCACTTCTCTCGGTCCTGACAGTCATCTTCACAGTCGCAGCCACAAAGGAATTCCTTGTCCAGGTTGAGGTCCACTCCCTTTCCAGCGTAGCGCTCGGTAGAATATTCAGCAAATGTGGGATATGTGTCGTCAATGCTATTGACACACGGGACGATCATCTGCTCCTTGCCATATGTCAAGTCTTCGATGTAAGTATTAACGACTTTTGGCTTGAACTCACAAAACGTGCGTACAAGGCTGTCAAAGCAAAACAGGTCCACAGTCAAGAGAGACCTGCAGAGTCGCAAGAAGTGGGCAACTTCCTCTATGTTCCGCAATCGCCTTCCGCAGGGTGCAGTGTACTGTACTTTCTGTTTGCTCTTCTTGCTTGGCTTCAAGATTTCTCTCTCCCAGCCATAGAAACTTGGAATGGCTAGAGCATTTTTTCTCTTATGGGCATCAGGATTATCGCTAGCCACACAACTTGGTGAGCACTCATGTGACGTGTAACCGATCCGGCTGTATGCGGTATTGTTCTTCGGATCTACTTGCAACACTTCTCGTGTGCCAGCTTGTGACATAAGACTCCCAAGTGCATTTCTCGTCAGCTCATCCGCTTCTTCAAACTTTCTTTCTTCAGTGGTCGATTTTCGTGCAACATTTCGCGCGATTGCCGCCGCTTTCTTGGGAGACTCAGCGCTTTCATCCTTCAGTGCACAATCTTCCAGTGTGCGTGTGTACTGGACAAATGGCTTGTGTTGCCTCGTCCCCGCCGGCATCAAATTGTGTCGGCGCACACTACCTCCTGTGGTTACTTTGTTCTGCACAGACTGTTTGAGGAGCGAATATAGTGGAGAGAACCTGGTCGAACCACGGTAGATCCATTCAGTGCGCTTGTCCGCCTCAAACAGCATCTTGACCATGCTGGAGTCTACCG
Protein-coding sequences here:
- the LOC144119573 gene encoding histone-lysine N-methyltransferase eggless-like — translated: MTSSLGSESGSGGGGEWQDTNADEPSKPKRMRLNEGDQYFVCDFDILGAIDCVFSSINVEDVLKEQICKYSRLNLASLESEFLEIDMAFDRMEHQIQKLKEKKILEKTSALNVPDIHFFDVIVKADQNFEIPDPTSPRRPEPPLPTHTPSDVSTLAKASAGCSDEIIPVGNYPPMPHNLPPEGPVVHKKLEISSKVLATRTFPLGEFYKARIIQIHKPSKKSKSEPFYLVRPEARKGSASSRALKWHRKRELAYADHPAVVLPVGTRVVAPYSDESSPPRQSLYAGIIAEPPKPLNRFRYLVIFDYGYAQYVDIGKLFVMCGASKNVWEDMFEDIRDFVRNYLEKYPERPMLRLRKGQVVKTEWMGDWWMARVVAVDSSMVKMLFEADKRTEWIYRGSTRFSPLYSLLKQSVQNKVTTGGSVRRHNLMPAGTRQHKPFVQYTRTLEDCALKDESAESPKKAAAIARNVARKSTTEERKFEEADELTRNALGSLMSQAGTREVLQVDPKNNTAYSRIGYTSHECSPSCVASDNPDAHKRKNALAIPSFYGWEREILKPSKKSKQKVQYTAPCGRRLRNIEEVAHFLRLCRSLLTVDLFCFDSLVRTFCEFKPKVVNTYIEDLTYGKEQMIVPCVNSIDDTYPTFAEYSTERYAGKGVDLNLDKEFLCGCDCEDDCQDREKCSCQKLTVEATEALASGRNPYAGYFHRRLLEPHITGVYECNSQCHCSRRCFNRVVQNGLRSRLQVFKTEKRGWGIRCLDDLPHGTFICVYSGQLLTEQGANEDGNQYGDEYLAELDHIEVVEKQKEGYESDVAASGEHDTDDSVHEEEICEDVPDSDYGYDCADVPKQPSSTMCKRMVKSLANDSSHSNKSNYYEGGDSGSNDRSQKPSKKCRTNNSSKCKAKEGLPEKYAYDESEDSRPSTNSQNSKTSKKPKKQTTGKNIVKAKVGAVAGPAEGTEQQPARLPSTRSFFNEQYCYIMDAKNCGNIGRFLNHSCSPNVFVQNVFVDTHDLRFPWVSFFAARYIRAGEELTWDYNYSVGSVPERIMYCYCRSAECRGRLI